The following are encoded together in the Candidatus Binatia bacterium genome:
- a CDS encoding DUF1932 domain-containing protein has translation MAAFQKIGILSIGEMGYHWAKLLKEHGLEVLTSSRGRSEITQKRAENAGVESVPLRRLVSDADLIVSIVVPSAARKIAAQVGKALAKVGRKDCLYLDANAISPMTAAAVAEALAPAQTAFVDGCIIGSATKLARASVYVSGPGAEELRGLGECGLKIEVLGAKIGQASAFKIVYAGLTKGLQGLLTELLLGARKFDLLQEIMRRYEESFPGLVGKVGGSIAALPIHAGRRAEEMRELRQTFRYHGLEAVIAPATAKILEQIAALDCGRPSDTGGREGDLLETLELFYQRGLLQKRD, from the coding sequence GTGGCGGCGTTTCAAAAAATCGGCATCCTGAGCATCGGCGAGATGGGCTATCACTGGGCCAAGCTTTTGAAGGAACATGGACTCGAGGTGCTGACTTCGTCTCGAGGCCGGAGCGAGATCACGCAAAAACGGGCGGAGAACGCCGGCGTCGAGTCGGTGCCGCTTCGGCGGCTGGTCTCGGATGCCGATCTCATTGTTTCCATCGTCGTTCCCTCCGCGGCGCGGAAGATCGCCGCGCAGGTCGGCAAGGCGCTGGCAAAGGTCGGAAGGAAGGATTGTCTCTATCTCGACGCCAACGCGATCTCTCCGATGACGGCCGCCGCCGTCGCAGAGGCGCTCGCGCCGGCGCAGACGGCCTTTGTCGACGGCTGCATCATCGGCTCGGCGACCAAGCTGGCGCGCGCCTCGGTCTACGTCTCCGGCCCCGGGGCCGAAGAGCTGCGCGGACTCGGGGAGTGCGGCCTGAAAATAGAAGTGCTCGGCGCAAAAATCGGCCAAGCCTCAGCCTTTAAGATCGTCTACGCCGGGCTGACGAAAGGCCTGCAGGGACTTCTCACGGAGCTGTTGCTCGGCGCCAGGAAGTTTGATCTATTGCAGGAAATCATGCGCCGCTACGAAGAGAGTTTTCCCGGCCTGGTCGGCAAGGTCGGCGGGAGCATCGCCGCGTTGCCGATTCACGCGGGCCGGCGCGCCGAGGAGATGCGCGAGCTGCGCCAGACTTTCCGATATCACGGATTGGAAGCCGTGATCGCCCCCGCGACGGCAAAAATCCTCGAGCAGATCGCCGCGCTGGATTGCGGCCGGCCCTCGGATACCGGCGGCAGGGAAGGCGATCTGCTGGAGACGCTGGAATTGTTTTACCAGCGGGGGTTGTTGCAGAAACGAGATTAA
- a CDS encoding thiamine pyrophosphate-dependent enzyme, with protein sequence MEKKRAEYGSDVIVDLMKAFDIEYAAFNPGATFRGIHDSIVNYGGNYMPEVIFCNHEEISVAVAHGYAKAKGKPMIAIAHDMVGLQHASMAIFNAYIDRVPVMVLGGTGPMNTKRRRPRIDWIHTALVQGNQVRDYVKWDDQPYSLADVPDSFIRGYRLATTEPMAPVYINYDADIQEDALTSQLEIPDVRRYAPLAPMQANPEALRKAAELLVNAQAPLIIADTLGRNPKTVPALVALAELLAIPVVDKGARFNFPTTHPLDATDGARELLKNADVILALDVADLYGSLTTVSKQTRACEYVTSPGVKLVSISMNDMLVHSWAGDYHALQALDLPMCADTSVAVPELTRLCRELLGSDGKNKGRIEARQKELGEKHKTRRAKWRADAEAKSSLKQVSTAWLALELGEAIKKEDWVLVNGTSNGWARRLWDFTKPNQYLGASGGAGVGYGSGAAIGAALALKDSGKLSIDIQADGDLLMTSSSLWTAAKHKIPLLIVMHNNQSFYNSEEHGIEVAKFRKRPVENAGIGTHVDDPAVDFAKIAEGFGVHAEGPIANPADVRPAIERALKFVKEKKLPALVDVIAEPR encoded by the coding sequence GTGGAAAAGAAGAGAGCGGAGTACGGCTCCGACGTGATCGTCGATTTGATGAAGGCCTTCGATATCGAGTACGCGGCCTTCAACCCGGGCGCGACGTTTCGCGGCATTCACGATTCGATCGTCAACTACGGCGGCAACTACATGCCCGAAGTGATCTTCTGCAATCACGAGGAGATTTCGGTGGCGGTCGCTCACGGCTACGCCAAGGCCAAGGGCAAGCCGATGATCGCCATCGCGCACGACATGGTCGGCCTGCAGCACGCGAGCATGGCGATTTTCAACGCCTACATCGACCGGGTTCCCGTGATGGTTCTCGGCGGCACTGGCCCGATGAACACCAAGCGGCGGCGGCCGCGGATCGATTGGATCCATACCGCTCTCGTGCAGGGCAACCAGGTGCGGGACTACGTGAAATGGGACGACCAGCCGTATTCCCTGGCCGACGTGCCGGATTCTTTCATCCGCGGCTACCGCCTCGCCACCACGGAGCCGATGGCGCCGGTCTATATCAACTACGATGCCGACATCCAGGAAGACGCGCTCACGTCTCAGCTCGAGATCCCCGACGTCAGGCGCTATGCGCCGCTGGCGCCGATGCAGGCGAATCCGGAAGCGCTACGCAAAGCGGCCGAGTTGCTGGTGAACGCGCAAGCGCCGCTCATCATCGCCGACACGCTCGGCCGCAACCCGAAGACGGTTCCCGCCCTGGTCGCTCTGGCGGAGCTTCTGGCGATTCCGGTCGTCGACAAGGGCGCGCGTTTTAACTTCCCCACGACCCATCCCTTGGACGCGACCGACGGCGCGCGGGAGTTGTTGAAAAACGCCGATGTGATCCTGGCGCTCGACGTGGCGGATCTTTACGGCTCGCTGACGACGGTCAGCAAACAAACCCGGGCGTGCGAGTACGTCACTTCGCCCGGCGTCAAGCTCGTAAGCATCTCGATGAACGACATGCTCGTGCACTCCTGGGCCGGCGACTATCACGCGCTGCAGGCGCTGGATCTCCCGATGTGCGCCGACACCTCGGTGGCCGTGCCGGAATTGACGCGCCTCTGCCGCGAGCTTCTCGGCAGCGACGGCAAAAACAAAGGGCGCATCGAAGCCAGGCAAAAAGAGCTGGGAGAAAAGCATAAAACGCGCCGCGCCAAGTGGCGCGCCGACGCCGAAGCCAAAAGCTCGTTGAAGCAGGTTTCGACGGCGTGGCTGGCGCTCGAGCTCGGCGAAGCGATCAAGAAAGAGGACTGGGTTTTGGTGAACGGCACGTCCAACGGTTGGGCGCGGCGCCTGTGGGACTTCACCAAGCCCAATCAATATCTCGGCGCCAGCGGTGGGGCGGGCGTGGGCTACGGCTCGGGCGCTGCGATCGGCGCGGCCTTGGCACTGAAAGACAGCGGCAAACTATCGATTGACATCCAAGCGGACGGCGACCTGTTGATGACTTCGAGCTCGCTCTGGACGGCGGCCAAGCACAAAATTCCACTGCTCATCGTCATGCACAACAACCAGTCCTTCTACAATTCGGAAGAGCACGGTATCGAGGTCGCCAAGTTCCGCAAGCGGCCGGTCGAAAACGCCGGCATCGGCACGCACGTCGACGATCCGGCGGTGGATTTCGCAAAAATCGCCGAGGGCTTCGGCGTCCACGCCGAGGGGCCGATCGCGAACCCGGCCGACGTTCGCCCGGCGATCGAGCGCGCCCTGAAATTTGTCAAGGAGAAAAAACTCCCGGCGCTGGTTGACGTGATCGCCGAGCCGCGCTGA